One genomic segment of Manis pentadactyla isolate mManPen7 chromosome 1, mManPen7.hap1, whole genome shotgun sequence includes these proteins:
- the HHATL gene encoding protein-cysteine N-palmitoyltransferase HHAT-like protein isoform X2, whose amino-acid sequence MQAMGIKTALPVVELGLYSLVLSGALAYAARGLLEASQDGAHRKAFRESVQPGWEYIGRKMDVADFEWVMWFTSFRNIIVFALSGHVLFAKLCTMAAPQLRCWMYAVYGALTVVGTMGPWYLLLLLGHCVSLYVASLLGQSWLCLGLGLASLASFKLDPLISWQNGFVTGTFDLQEVLFHGGSSFTVLRCTSFALENCAHPGRHYSLADLLKYNFYLPFFFFGPIMTFDRFHAQVSQGPPARREGELWRIQAQAGLSVVAIMAVDIFFHFFYILTIPSDLKFASRLPDGALAGLAYSNLVYDWVKAAVLFGVVSAVARLDHLDPPQPPKCITALYVFAETHFDRGINDWLCKYVYDHIGGEHSKVIPELGATVATFAITTLWLGPCDIVYLWSFLNCFGLNFELWVQKLAEMGPLSQIEASLSEQTSRRVRALFGAMNFWAIIMYNLVSLNSLEFTELVARRLLLTGFPQTTLAVLFVTYCGIQLIKERERTLALEEEKRDKEKLE is encoded by the exons ATGCAGGCTATGGGCATCAAGACAGCACTGCCCGTGGTGGAGCTGGGCCTGTACTCACTGGTGCTGAGTGGCGCTCTGGCCTATGCTGCCCGGGGCCTCCTTGAGGCTTCACAAG ATGGGGCCCACAGGAAGGCCTTCAGGGAGTCTGTGCAACCGGGCTGGGAGTACATCGGCCGCAAGATG GATGTGGCTGACTTTGAGTGGGTGATGTGGTTCACCTCCTTCCGCAACATCATCGTCTTTGCCCTCTCTGGACACGTGCTGTTTGCTAAACTCTGCACAATGGCTGCCCCCCAG CTCCGTTGTTGGATGTATGCTGTATACGGGGCCTTGACCGTAGTGGGCACGATGGGCCCTTGGTACCTGCTGCTGCTGCTTGGCCACTGTGTCAGCCTCTACGTGGCCTCACTCTTGGGCCAGTCCTGGCTCTGTCTGGGTCTCGGCCTGGCTAGCCTTGCCTCCTTCAAGCTGGACCCACTGATCTCCTGGCAG AACGGGTTTGTAACAGGCACTTTTGATCTTCAAGAGGTGCTGTTTCATGGGGGCAGCAGCTTCACAGTGCTGCGTTGCACCAGCTTTGCACTGGAGAACTGTGCACACCCTGGCCGCCACTACTCCCTAGCTGACCTGCTCAAGTACAACTTCTACCTGCCTTTCTTCTTCTTCGGGCCCATCATGACCTTTGACCGCTTCCACGCCCAG GTGAGCCAGGGGCCGCCGGCGAGGCGTGAGGGCGAGCTGTGGCGCATCCAGGCCCAGGCGGGCCTCAGCGTTGTGGCCATCATGGCCGTGGACATCTTCTTCCACTTCTTCTACATCCTCACCATCCCCAGTGATCTCAAGTTCGCCAGCCGCCTCCCGGACGGCGCCCTCG CCGGCCTAGCCTACTCAAACCTGGTGTACGACTGGGTGAAGGCGGCCGTCCTCTTCGGGGTCGTCAGCGCGGTGGCGCGCCTGGACCACTTGGACCCGCCCCAGCCCCCCAAGTGCATCACAGCGCTCTATGTCTTCGCGGAAAC GCACTTTGACCGTGGCATCAATGACTGGCTTTGCAA GTATGTGTATGACCACATCGGTGGGGAGCACTCCAAGGTGATCCCAGAGCTGGGGGCCACCGTGGCCACATTTGCCATCACCACTCTGTGGCTTGGGCCTTGTGATATTGTTTACCTATGGTCATTCCTTAACTGCTTTGGCCTCAACTTTGAGCTCTGGGTACAGAAGCTGGCAGAAATGGGGCCCCTATCCCAAATCGAG GCCTCTCTGTCAGAGCAGACGTCCCGCAGGGTGCGGGCCCTCTTTGGAGCCATGAACTTCTGGGCCATCATCATGTACAACCTTGTCAGCCTGAACAGCCTTGAGTTCACAGAGCTGGTCGCCAGGCGCCTGCTACTCACAG GGTTCCCCCAGACCACACTGGCCGTCCTGTTTGTTACCTACTGTGGCATTCAGCTGATCAAGGAGCGAGAGCGAACCCTGGCACTGGAGGAGGAGAAGCGGGACAAAGAGAAGCTGGAGTAG
- the HHATL gene encoding protein-cysteine N-palmitoyltransferase HHAT-like protein isoform X1, translating to MQAMGIKTALPVVELGLYSLVLSGALAYAARGLLEASQDGAHRKAFRESVQPGWEYIGRKMDVADFEWVMWFTSFRNIIVFALSGHVLFAKLCTMAAPQLRCWMYAVYGALTVVGTMGPWYLLLLLGHCVSLYVASLLGQSWLCLGLGLASLASFKLDPLISWQNGFVTGTFDLQEVLFHGGSSFTVLRCTSFALENCAHPGRHYSLADLLKYNFYLPFFFFGPIMTFDRFHAQVSQGPPARREGELWRIQAQAGLSVVAIMAVDIFFHFFYILTIPSDLKFASRLPDGALAGLAYSNLVYDWVKAAVLFGVVSAVARLDHLDPPQPPKCITALYVFAETHFDRGINDWLCKYVYDHIGGEHSKVIPELGATVATFAITTLWLGPCDIVYLWSFLNCFGLNFELWVQKLAEMGPLSQIEASLSEQTSRRVRALFGAMNFWAIIMYNLVSLNSLEFTELVARRLLLTGEGWGWGMDTESAKHQPQGLWALERQPPTPQHPRDSSGEQGRWGRKLLRRGAAPRHRGSLPCTGFPQTTLAVLFVTYCGIQLIKERERTLALEEEKRDKEKLE from the exons ATGCAGGCTATGGGCATCAAGACAGCACTGCCCGTGGTGGAGCTGGGCCTGTACTCACTGGTGCTGAGTGGCGCTCTGGCCTATGCTGCCCGGGGCCTCCTTGAGGCTTCACAAG ATGGGGCCCACAGGAAGGCCTTCAGGGAGTCTGTGCAACCGGGCTGGGAGTACATCGGCCGCAAGATG GATGTGGCTGACTTTGAGTGGGTGATGTGGTTCACCTCCTTCCGCAACATCATCGTCTTTGCCCTCTCTGGACACGTGCTGTTTGCTAAACTCTGCACAATGGCTGCCCCCCAG CTCCGTTGTTGGATGTATGCTGTATACGGGGCCTTGACCGTAGTGGGCACGATGGGCCCTTGGTACCTGCTGCTGCTGCTTGGCCACTGTGTCAGCCTCTACGTGGCCTCACTCTTGGGCCAGTCCTGGCTCTGTCTGGGTCTCGGCCTGGCTAGCCTTGCCTCCTTCAAGCTGGACCCACTGATCTCCTGGCAG AACGGGTTTGTAACAGGCACTTTTGATCTTCAAGAGGTGCTGTTTCATGGGGGCAGCAGCTTCACAGTGCTGCGTTGCACCAGCTTTGCACTGGAGAACTGTGCACACCCTGGCCGCCACTACTCCCTAGCTGACCTGCTCAAGTACAACTTCTACCTGCCTTTCTTCTTCTTCGGGCCCATCATGACCTTTGACCGCTTCCACGCCCAG GTGAGCCAGGGGCCGCCGGCGAGGCGTGAGGGCGAGCTGTGGCGCATCCAGGCCCAGGCGGGCCTCAGCGTTGTGGCCATCATGGCCGTGGACATCTTCTTCCACTTCTTCTACATCCTCACCATCCCCAGTGATCTCAAGTTCGCCAGCCGCCTCCCGGACGGCGCCCTCG CCGGCCTAGCCTACTCAAACCTGGTGTACGACTGGGTGAAGGCGGCCGTCCTCTTCGGGGTCGTCAGCGCGGTGGCGCGCCTGGACCACTTGGACCCGCCCCAGCCCCCCAAGTGCATCACAGCGCTCTATGTCTTCGCGGAAAC GCACTTTGACCGTGGCATCAATGACTGGCTTTGCAA GTATGTGTATGACCACATCGGTGGGGAGCACTCCAAGGTGATCCCAGAGCTGGGGGCCACCGTGGCCACATTTGCCATCACCACTCTGTGGCTTGGGCCTTGTGATATTGTTTACCTATGGTCATTCCTTAACTGCTTTGGCCTCAACTTTGAGCTCTGGGTACAGAAGCTGGCAGAAATGGGGCCCCTATCCCAAATCGAG GCCTCTCTGTCAGAGCAGACGTCCCGCAGGGTGCGGGCCCTCTTTGGAGCCATGAACTTCTGGGCCATCATCATGTACAACCTTGTCAGCCTGAACAGCCTTGAGTTCACAGAGCTGGTCGCCAGGCGCCTGCTACTCACAGGtgaggggtggggttgggggatggATACAGAAAGTGCCAAGCACCAACCTCAGGGCCTGTGGGCTTTGGAAAGGCAGCCCCCAACACCCCAACATCCCAGGGACTCATCAGGGGAGcaaggcaggtggggaaggaagtTGCTGAGGAGGGGTGCTGCTCCCAGGCATCGAGGATCTCTTCCCTGCACAGGGTTCCCCCAGACCACACTGGCCGTCCTGTTTGTTACCTACTGTGGCATTCAGCTGATCAAGGAGCGAGAGCGAACCCTGGCACTGGAGGAGGAGAAGCGGGACAAAGAGAAGCTGGAGTAG
- the KLHL40 gene encoding kelch-like protein 40 encodes MTLGLEQAEEQRLYQQTLLQEGLKDMLDHGKFLDCVVRVGEREFPCHRLVLAACSPYFRARFLAEPECSGELRLEEVSPDVVAQVLHYLYTSEIALDEASVQDLFAAAHRFQIPSIFTICVSFLQKRLCLANCLAVFRLGLLLDCARLAVAARDFICARFSLVARDADFLGLSADELIAIISSDGLNVEKEEAVFEAVMRWAGSGDAEAQAERQRALPTVFESVRCRLLPRTFLESHVERHPLVRAQPELLRKVQMVKDAHEGRLTVLRKKKEKGKEAARTKAADKGTGEVEAGEAEEEAERVLPGILNDTLRFGMFLQDLIFMISEEGVVAYDPAANECYCASLSSQIPRNHVSLVTKENQVFVAGGLFYNEDNREDPMTAYFLQFDHLDSEWLGMPPLPSPRCLFGLGEALNSIYVVGGRELKNGERSLDSVLCYDRLSFKWGESDPLPYAVYGHAVLSHMDLVYVVGGKGSDRKCLNKMCVYDPKKFEWKELAPMQTARSLFGATIHDGRVFVAAGVTDTGLTSSAEVYSITDNKWAPFEAFPQERSSLSLVSLAGTLYAIGGFATLETESGELVPTELNDIWRFNEEEKKWEGILREIAYAAGATFLPVRLNVLRLTKM; translated from the exons AGCAGCGGTTGTACCAGCAGACGCTCCTGCAGGAGgggctcaaggacatgctggACCACGGCAAGTTCCTGGACTGCGTGGTGCGGGTGGGGGAGCGCGAGTTCCCGTGCCATCGCCTGGTGCTGGCCGCCTGCAGCCCCTACTTCCGAGCGCGCTTCCTGGCGGAGCCAGAGTGCTCCGGCGAGCTGCGCCTGGAGGAGGTGTCCCCGGACGTGGTGGCCCAGGTGCTGCACTACCTGTACACCTCGGAGATCGCGCTGGACGAGGCCAGCGTACAGGATTTGTTCGCCGCGGCGCACCGCTTCCAGATCCCGTCCATCTTCACCATCTGCGTGTCCTTCCTGCAGAAGCGCCTGTGCCTTGCAAACTGCCTGGCCGTCTTCCGCCTCGGCCTCCTGCTCGACTGCGCACGCCTCGCGGTGGCTGCCCGCGACTTCATCTGCGCGCGCTTCTCGCTTGTGGCGCGCGACGCCGACTTCCTCGGGCTCTCTGCAGATGAGCTCATTGCCATCATCTCCAGCGACGGCCTCAACGTGGAGAAGGAGGAGGCCGTGTTTGAGGCGGTGATGCGGTGGGCGGGCAGCGGCGACGCCGAGGCGCAGGCGGAGCGCCAGCGCGCGCTGCCCACGGTCTTCGAGAGCGTGCGCTGCCGCTTGCTGCCGCGCACCTTCCTGGAGAGCCACGTGGAGCGCCACCCTCTCGTGCGCGCCCAGCCAGAGTTGCTGCGCAAGGTACAGATGGTGAAGGATGCACACGAGGGCCGCCTCACGGTGCTGCGCaagaagaaggagaaggggaaggaggcAGCGAGGACCAAGGCAGCAGACAAGGGCACAGGCGAGGTGGAGGCAGGGGAGGCCGAGGAGGAGGCCGAGCGCGTCCTACCTGGGATCCTCAACGACACTCTGCGCTTCGGCATGTTCCTGCAGGACCTCATCTTCATGATCAGTGAGGAGGGCGTGGTGGCCTACGATCCAGCAGCTAATGAGTGCTACTGTGCCTCCCTCTCCAGCCAGATCCCCAGGAACCATGTCAGCCTGGTGACTAAGGAGAACCAGGTCTTTGTGGCAGGGGGCCTCTTCTACAACGAGGACAACAGAGAGGACCCCATGACTGCTTACTTCTTGCAG TTCGACCACCTGGACTCAGAGTGGCTGGGGATGCCACCACTGCCCTCGCCACGCTGCCTCTTCGGCCTGGGAGAGGCTCTCAACTCCATCTACGTGGTCGGCGGCCGAGAGCTCAAGAATGGAGAGCGCAGCCTGGACTCAGTCCTGTGCTATGACAGGCT GTCCTTCAAATGGGGCGAATCAGACCCACTGCCTTATGCTGTGTACGGCCATGCGGTGCTCTCCCATATGGACCTTGTGTACGTCGTTGGTGGCAAAGGCAGTGACAG gaagTGCCTGAACAAGATGTGCGTCTATGACCCCAAGAAGTTCGAGTGGAAGGAGCTGGCACCCATGCAGACTGCCCGCTCACTCTTTGGGGCCACCATCCATGATGGCCGCGTTTTTGTGGCTGCTGGGGTCACAGACACAGGGCTGACCAGTTCAGCAGAGGTTTACAGCATCACAGACAACAA GTGGGCGCCCTTTGAGGCCTTCCCGCAGGAGCGCAGCTCACTCAGCCTGGTCAGTCTGGCGGGCACCCTCTATGCCATCGGCGGCTTTGCCACGCTGGAGACTGAGTCGGGGGAGCTGGTCCCCACAGAGCTCAACGACATCTGGAG attTAATGAGGAGGAGAAGAAATGGGAGGGTATCCTGCGGGAGATCGCTTATGCTGCTGGCGCCACCTTCCTACCTGTGCGGCTCAACGTGCTGCGCCTGACCAAGATGTGA
- the HHATL gene encoding protein-cysteine N-palmitoyltransferase HHAT-like protein isoform X3: MQAMGIKTALPVVELGLYSLVLSGALAYAARGLLEASQDGAHRKAFRESVQPGWEYIGRKMDVADFEWVMWFTSFRNIIVFALSGHVLFAKLCTMAAPQNGFVTGTFDLQEVLFHGGSSFTVLRCTSFALENCAHPGRHYSLADLLKYNFYLPFFFFGPIMTFDRFHAQVSQGPPARREGELWRIQAQAGLSVVAIMAVDIFFHFFYILTIPSDLKFASRLPDGALAGLAYSNLVYDWVKAAVLFGVVSAVARLDHLDPPQPPKCITALYVFAETHFDRGINDWLCKYVYDHIGGEHSKVIPELGATVATFAITTLWLGPCDIVYLWSFLNCFGLNFELWVQKLAEMGPLSQIEASLSEQTSRRVRALFGAMNFWAIIMYNLVSLNSLEFTELVARRLLLTGEGWGWGMDTESAKHQPQGLWALERQPPTPQHPRDSSGEQGRWGRKLLRRGAAPRHRGSLPCTGFPQTTLAVLFVTYCGIQLIKERERTLALEEEKRDKEKLE; the protein is encoded by the exons ATGCAGGCTATGGGCATCAAGACAGCACTGCCCGTGGTGGAGCTGGGCCTGTACTCACTGGTGCTGAGTGGCGCTCTGGCCTATGCTGCCCGGGGCCTCCTTGAGGCTTCACAAG ATGGGGCCCACAGGAAGGCCTTCAGGGAGTCTGTGCAACCGGGCTGGGAGTACATCGGCCGCAAGATG GATGTGGCTGACTTTGAGTGGGTGATGTGGTTCACCTCCTTCCGCAACATCATCGTCTTTGCCCTCTCTGGACACGTGCTGTTTGCTAAACTCTGCACAATGGCTGCCCCCCAG AACGGGTTTGTAACAGGCACTTTTGATCTTCAAGAGGTGCTGTTTCATGGGGGCAGCAGCTTCACAGTGCTGCGTTGCACCAGCTTTGCACTGGAGAACTGTGCACACCCTGGCCGCCACTACTCCCTAGCTGACCTGCTCAAGTACAACTTCTACCTGCCTTTCTTCTTCTTCGGGCCCATCATGACCTTTGACCGCTTCCACGCCCAG GTGAGCCAGGGGCCGCCGGCGAGGCGTGAGGGCGAGCTGTGGCGCATCCAGGCCCAGGCGGGCCTCAGCGTTGTGGCCATCATGGCCGTGGACATCTTCTTCCACTTCTTCTACATCCTCACCATCCCCAGTGATCTCAAGTTCGCCAGCCGCCTCCCGGACGGCGCCCTCG CCGGCCTAGCCTACTCAAACCTGGTGTACGACTGGGTGAAGGCGGCCGTCCTCTTCGGGGTCGTCAGCGCGGTGGCGCGCCTGGACCACTTGGACCCGCCCCAGCCCCCCAAGTGCATCACAGCGCTCTATGTCTTCGCGGAAAC GCACTTTGACCGTGGCATCAATGACTGGCTTTGCAA GTATGTGTATGACCACATCGGTGGGGAGCACTCCAAGGTGATCCCAGAGCTGGGGGCCACCGTGGCCACATTTGCCATCACCACTCTGTGGCTTGGGCCTTGTGATATTGTTTACCTATGGTCATTCCTTAACTGCTTTGGCCTCAACTTTGAGCTCTGGGTACAGAAGCTGGCAGAAATGGGGCCCCTATCCCAAATCGAG GCCTCTCTGTCAGAGCAGACGTCCCGCAGGGTGCGGGCCCTCTTTGGAGCCATGAACTTCTGGGCCATCATCATGTACAACCTTGTCAGCCTGAACAGCCTTGAGTTCACAGAGCTGGTCGCCAGGCGCCTGCTACTCACAGGtgaggggtggggttgggggatggATACAGAAAGTGCCAAGCACCAACCTCAGGGCCTGTGGGCTTTGGAAAGGCAGCCCCCAACACCCCAACATCCCAGGGACTCATCAGGGGAGcaaggcaggtggggaaggaagtTGCTGAGGAGGGGTGCTGCTCCCAGGCATCGAGGATCTCTTCCCTGCACAGGGTTCCCCCAGACCACACTGGCCGTCCTGTTTGTTACCTACTGTGGCATTCAGCTGATCAAGGAGCGAGAGCGAACCCTGGCACTGGAGGAGGAGAAGCGGGACAAAGAGAAGCTGGAGTAG